One Syntrophorhabdaceae bacterium DNA window includes the following coding sequences:
- a CDS encoding response regulator, with protein MSKDFRVLITDDDPDNLALMTSVLRRAGYDVFPTKSGEECLHAAQDCRPALLLLDVVLPDISGIEVLRQVKSSPTLTDAFVILMSGVDVSSERQADGLNIGADGYITKPISNKELVARVQAMERIKIAEDALREKERELQESVSYLRAALSEIKVLKGLIPICSSCKKIRNDLGFWDQLESYLSEHTDAIFTHGLCPECFQKTVVEIRGMRKQDAK; from the coding sequence ATGAGCAAGGATTTCAGGGTACTTATTACCGACGATGATCCGGATAACCTCGCTTTGATGACTTCTGTTCTGCGAAGAGCAGGCTACGATGTCTTTCCGACAAAGAGCGGGGAGGAATGTCTCCATGCAGCGCAAGACTGCCGTCCTGCCTTGCTCCTGTTGGATGTTGTGCTACCCGATATATCCGGCATCGAGGTCCTAAGACAGGTCAAGTCTTCTCCCACTTTGACCGACGCGTTTGTGATCCTCATGTCCGGTGTCGATGTGTCCTCGGAAAGGCAAGCCGATGGTCTCAATATAGGGGCGGACGGCTATATCACGAAACCTATTTCCAACAAGGAGCTTGTGGCAAGGGTTCAGGCCATGGAACGAATCAAAATCGCTGAGGACGCTTTAAGAGAGAAAGAGAGAGAGCTGCAGGAATCGGTCTCGTATCTGAGGGCCGCTCTCTCAGAGATTAAGGTACTGAAGGGCCTGATACCGATCTGCTCATCCTGCAAGAAGATACGCAATGACCTGGGCTTCTGGGACCAGCTGGAATCTTATTTAAGTGAGCATACCGACGCCATCTTTACCCATGGCCTCTGCCCTGAATGTTTTCAGAAAACTGTTGTCGAAATCAGAGGGATGCGCAAGCAGGACGCAAAATAA
- a CDS encoding cupin domain-containing protein encodes MKIDKTSIGDRIKTLRQAKSLTQEELGTRAGLTKGFISQVERNHTSLSVESLIGILDALDEKPSAFFNGAYDEKIVFEPKDRVDLDINGVKMFQILVPAAQNRMMDPALLILAVGEKTPEEEPHEGEEFGFVIAGSVDLVLGARTYKLKKGACFFFKAKKRHYIANRRAKEAVVLWVSSPPNF; translated from the coding sequence ATGAAGATCGATAAAACAAGTATAGGTGACCGTATCAAAACCTTAAGGCAGGCGAAGAGCCTCACTCAGGAAGAATTGGGCACAAGAGCAGGCCTGACTAAAGGGTTTATTTCACAGGTGGAGCGAAACCATACCTCGCTTTCTGTTGAGAGCTTGATCGGCATTCTTGATGCCCTTGATGAGAAGCCATCGGCTTTCTTCAACGGGGCCTACGACGAAAAGATCGTGTTTGAGCCCAAAGACAGGGTGGACCTGGACATTAACGGCGTCAAGATGTTTCAGATACTCGTTCCCGCTGCCCAGAACAGGATGATGGACCCCGCACTGCTCATACTTGCAGTTGGAGAGAAAACCCCCGAGGAAGAACCGCACGAGGGCGAAGAGTTTGGATTCGTTATTGCGGGCAGTGTAGACCTTGTGCTCGGGGCAAGGACATACAAGTTGAAGAAAGGCGCATGTTTCTTCTTCAAAGCAAAAAAGAGACATTACATAGCGAACAGGCGAGCGAAAGAAGCTGTGGTGCTGTGGGTGTCTTCGCCTCCTAATTTTTAG
- a CDS encoding phosphatidylglycerol lysyltransferase domain-containing protein has translation MQNPQFPDFKPIGLEDREFIDGLLSADNPTISEMTFTNLFIWRRHYAFQWSIYKDWLFIISGQGQGGVYAFEPIGSSPRKEAVFTLLTWLRDTMQVEDARIERADQKLISELSDLPDFSIEPLRDHFDYVYRREDLVQLAGNKYRSKRNHINQLLRFHACVYEPLQGRHIDDCLELQEKWCQMRRCEDDLSLLSEHEAIVEILTHFDALQVQGGVGLVGGKLGAFTIGEQLNSDTAVIHIEKADPEMSGLYSFINQQFCENVWQHVTYINREQDLGIPGLREAKLSYYPDHFSEKFRIRLK, from the coding sequence ATGCAAAATCCGCAGTTCCCTGATTTTAAACCAATCGGGCTTGAAGATCGTGAGTTCATTGATGGTCTTTTGTCCGCAGATAACCCAACGATTTCCGAGATGACCTTCACGAATCTTTTTATATGGCGCCGTCATTACGCGTTTCAATGGTCGATATACAAGGACTGGCTTTTTATCATATCCGGACAAGGCCAGGGTGGCGTCTACGCTTTCGAGCCCATAGGCTCGTCGCCGCGGAAAGAAGCCGTTTTCACACTTCTCACGTGGCTTCGCGATACCATGCAAGTAGAAGACGCGAGGATAGAAAGGGCAGATCAAAAACTTATTTCGGAGTTAAGCGACCTGCCAGACTTCTCTATTGAGCCTCTCCGGGACCATTTCGATTACGTCTATCGCAGGGAAGACCTGGTGCAGCTTGCAGGCAACAAGTACCGATCCAAGAGAAACCACATTAACCAGCTCCTGCGTTTTCACGCGTGCGTCTACGAACCTCTTCAAGGTCGGCATATCGACGACTGCCTGGAGTTGCAGGAAAAATGGTGCCAGATGCGCAGATGCGAAGACGACTTGAGCCTGCTCAGCGAACATGAGGCGATTGTGGAAATACTCACCCATTTTGACGCATTGCAAGTCCAGGGCGGAGTGGGTCTCGTGGGAGGAAAACTCGGGGCTTTCACTATCGGTGAGCAACTGAATAGTGATACGGCCGTAATCCACATCGAAAAGGCGGACCCGGAGATGTCGGGTCTCTATTCGTTCATTAACCAGCAGTTTTGTGAAAATGTGTGGCAGCACGTTACCTACATCAACAGGGAACAGGATCTGGGCATACCTGGACTGCGTGAAGCAAAGCTTTCCTACTATCCCGATCACTTTTCGGAAAAGTTCAGGATTCGTTTGAAATAG
- the speB gene encoding agmatinase — MSDRRLDFCGLRSNESQYGSATAVILPVPFDKTSTWCKGADQGPKAIIEASRYLEFYDIETDTEILTKGIYTARPIKAASSSALIRKTERAALRFIQDNKLVVTLGGEHSVSIGAIKAYADRFQGLSVLHLDAHADSRDSYEGSRYNHACVIARVREVVGNIVSVGIRSMDASERPGMDKKRMFFAHTIYDSEEWITRVVRLLGRNVYVTIDLDVFDPGIMPSTGTPEPGGLSWYQVMKLLRAVSKSKRVLGFDVVELCPSHVKAPDFLAAKLIYTFLSYIEANAPRGIS, encoded by the coding sequence ATGTCGGATCGTCGCCTTGATTTTTGCGGGCTAAGAAGCAACGAGTCGCAATATGGGTCGGCTACTGCGGTCATTCTTCCGGTCCCCTTCGACAAGACGAGTACCTGGTGTAAGGGTGCAGACCAGGGGCCGAAAGCAATCATCGAGGCTTCGCGATATCTCGAATTCTACGATATCGAAACGGATACCGAGATTCTCACAAAGGGAATTTACACGGCAAGACCGATCAAAGCCGCCTCCTCCTCTGCGCTCATAAGAAAGACTGAAAGAGCCGCCTTACGGTTTATTCAAGACAATAAGCTCGTTGTAACGTTGGGCGGCGAACACTCCGTTTCCATCGGTGCTATTAAGGCGTACGCTGACCGGTTTCAAGGTTTAAGCGTATTGCACCTTGATGCTCATGCCGACTCCCGCGACTCATATGAAGGGAGCCGTTACAACCATGCCTGCGTCATTGCCCGTGTCCGTGAGGTTGTCGGGAACATCGTTTCCGTGGGAATACGCAGTATGGATGCGTCTGAGCGGCCGGGCATGGATAAGAAGAGAATGTTCTTCGCGCACACGATCTATGATTCCGAGGAGTGGATAACCCGGGTGGTGCGGCTACTCGGTAGGAACGTATACGTCACCATCGATCTCGATGTGTTCGATCCGGGCATCATGCCATCCACAGGCACGCCGGAGCCGGGCGGCCTGTCTTGGTATCAGGTCATGAAACTCCTCCGCGCGGTCTCGAAATCGAAGCGGGTTCTCGGGTTTGATGTGGTCGAACTGTGCCCGTCTCATGTGAAAGCGCCCGATTTTCTTGCCGCTAAATTGATCTACACGTTCTTAAGTTATATAGAAGCGAATGCGCCTCGTGGCATATCGTAG
- a CDS encoding arginine decarboxylase, pyruvoyl-dependent codes for MTPKKVFLTKGVGVHKDKLSSFEVALRNAGIEKCNLVYVSSIFPPKCKIISKAAGLKQLRAGQITYCVMSRNETNEPNRLISASVGFAMPKDFTNYGYISEHHAFGEKAVVSGEYAEDLAATMLASTLGLPFDPNEAWDERKQFYRASGHIFKTKHICQSAEGNKDGLWTTVLASAVFIME; via the coding sequence ATGACCCCAAAAAAAGTTTTTCTTACAAAAGGAGTAGGCGTCCATAAAGACAAGTTATCATCCTTTGAGGTCGCATTGAGAAATGCCGGCATTGAGAAGTGTAACCTTGTCTATGTATCGAGCATATTTCCGCCCAAATGCAAGATTATCTCGAAGGCGGCTGGGCTCAAACAACTTCGGGCCGGCCAGATCACGTACTGTGTAATGTCACGTAATGAAACGAATGAGCCGAACCGTCTTATCTCCGCATCGGTCGGTTTTGCCATGCCCAAGGATTTTACGAACTATGGCTATATTTCCGAACACCACGCTTTCGGTGAAAAGGCTGTCGTGTCCGGCGAATATGCCGAAGACCTTGCCGCAACAATGCTCGCGAGTACACTTGGTTTGCCTTTTGATCCGAACGAGGCGTGGGATGAACGCAAGCAGTTCTACAGGGCGAGTGGCCATATATTCAAAACCAAGCACATTTGCCAGTCAGCGGAGGGAAACAAGGACGGTCTCTGGACCACCGTGCTGGCTTCGGCAGTCTTTATAATGGAATGA
- a CDS encoding saccharopine dehydrogenase family protein: protein MDDRKKHGRIMIIGAGGVAQVACHKCAQVPEVFTSILVASRTLSKCEAIKTDIKSRYEKDIEVAQVDADNVPELSKLIQTYKPDLVLNLALPYQDLHIMDACLATGVHYIDTANYEPLNEARFEYRWQWAYQEQFARKGIMAVLGSGFDPGVTNVFTAYAMKHFFDEINYLDILDCNAGDHGRAFATNFNPEINIREVTQVVRHWEEGKWIESPAIIEEGSTHFSFDYPVAGTRESYLLYHEELESLVQHIKGLKRARFWMTFSQNYLTHLRVLRNIGMTRIDEVDYEGCKIVPVKFLKALLPEPASLGERYTGKTAIGNIMTGKKDGKALTRYIYNVCDHEEAFKETGTQAIAYTTGVPAMIGAMMVLTGAWQGAGVFNMEQLDPDGFMEALNKYGLPWQVVDHVPLPGKA from the coding sequence ATGGATGATAGAAAGAAGCATGGAAGGATCATGATAATCGGGGCAGGGGGCGTTGCCCAGGTCGCCTGCCACAAGTGTGCGCAGGTTCCGGAGGTCTTTACGAGCATACTGGTTGCGAGCAGGACGCTCTCCAAGTGCGAGGCCATAAAGACCGACATCAAGTCAAGATATGAGAAAGACATTGAGGTAGCACAGGTAGATGCCGACAATGTGCCGGAATTATCGAAACTTATTCAGACGTACAAACCCGATTTGGTTCTCAATCTCGCGCTCCCCTACCAGGACCTGCACATCATGGATGCGTGCCTTGCCACAGGCGTTCACTACATAGATACGGCCAATTATGAACCGCTCAACGAGGCCCGTTTTGAATATAGATGGCAATGGGCCTATCAGGAACAGTTTGCCAGAAAAGGGATTATGGCGGTCCTCGGTTCGGGCTTCGACCCCGGCGTAACGAATGTCTTTACCGCCTATGCGATGAAGCATTTCTTTGACGAGATCAACTACCTGGACATACTTGACTGCAACGCGGGAGATCACGGCCGGGCCTTCGCCACCAACTTTAACCCCGAGATCAATATCAGGGAAGTGACACAAGTCGTACGACACTGGGAAGAGGGCAAATGGATAGAGTCACCGGCTATTATCGAAGAGGGTAGTACCCATTTCAGCTTTGACTATCCGGTTGCGGGAACCAGGGAGAGTTATCTGCTCTATCATGAGGAACTGGAATCGCTTGTTCAACACATAAAGGGACTCAAACGGGCCAGGTTCTGGATGACCTTCTCGCAGAACTATCTCACCCATCTCAGGGTACTCAGGAATATCGGTATGACACGCATAGATGAAGTGGATTACGAGGGCTGCAAGATCGTGCCTGTGAAGTTCCTCAAGGCGTTGCTCCCTGAGCCCGCTTCGCTCGGAGAGAGGTATACGGGAAAGACGGCGATCGGCAACATAATGACCGGAAAGAAGGATGGCAAAGCCCTTACCCGATATATCTACAATGTCTGCGACCATGAAGAGGCATTCAAGGAGACCGGAACACAGGCGATTGCCTATACCACAGGCGTTCCCGCCATGATCGGCGCCATGATGGTGCTGACCGGTGCGTGGCAGGGAGCCGGCGTGTTTAATATGGAGCAGCTTGATCCGGACGGATTCATGGAGGCCCTGAACAAGTACGGTCTCCCCTGGCAGGTTGTGGACCACGTACCCCTTCCCGGGAAAGCTTAA
- a CDS encoding hemerythrin domain-containing protein: MQARGPLMIEHRLIEKMLNTIGRVLVRVEKTQSIDPYFVDTAVDFIRVYADRTHHGKEEDILFRYLRAKNMSGEDRKLMEDLIEQHIFSRATTKKLVEANTRYRNKDTKALGEVTSCLRTLVDFYPGHINKEDQVFFPASRAYLSDQEDQKMLEEFYEFDRKMIHDKYKAVVSELTTQFP; this comes from the coding sequence ATGCAAGCCCGCGGCCCACTCATGATAGAACACCGCCTGATTGAAAAAATGCTGAACACAATCGGGCGCGTCCTGGTGCGTGTTGAAAAGACACAGTCCATTGATCCCTACTTTGTGGATACAGCCGTGGACTTCATTCGGGTATACGCCGATCGTACCCACCATGGGAAAGAAGAAGATATCCTCTTTAGATATCTTCGGGCAAAAAATATGTCCGGCGAAGACCGTAAGCTTATGGAAGACCTCATTGAGCAACACATTTTCAGTCGTGCTACTACGAAGAAGCTCGTAGAAGCCAACACGAGGTACCGGAATAAAGACACGAAAGCGCTTGGGGAAGTTACATCCTGCTTAAGAACACTCGTCGATTTTTATCCCGGGCACATCAACAAGGAAGACCAGGTGTTCTTTCCTGCTTCCCGGGCCTACTTATCCGATCAAGAGGATCAGAAGATGCTTGAGGAATTCTATGAGTTTGATAGAAAAATGATTCATGACAAATATAAGGCCGTGGTCAGCGAACTGACCACACAGTTCCCATAA
- the nspC gene encoding carboxynorspermidine decarboxylase: MIGALNPNLLKSLTAILKRERKKALSAANRRFLESAAASIRTPVYLIDETLLEENMRILRYVKDRTGCKILHALKAYASFATFPVMSRYLDGVSASGLNEARLGREEFGKEVHTFAAALKDDEVGNVLKYSDVLIFNSYYQLEKYGPQARKTGVETGIRVNPGYAEVVTEMYNPCAPNSRLGMVYDSFRREFSLYKGMIRGLHFHAMCEQNSDVLERILKSFEKLYGPYIKEVKWVNFGGGHHITREDYDLERLIRMINAFKNRYGVQVYLEPGEASVLNAGVLISSVLDVVKNQMDIAIMDASAETHMPDVLLMPYRPHALQSGTAREKKYTYRVAGPSCLAGDVIGDYSFDRPLKRGDRLVFTDMALYSIVKNTTFNGINLPDIAVVGQGKAAKVIKRFGYKDYRNRQS; this comes from the coding sequence GTGATCGGCGCGCTTAACCCGAATTTACTTAAGTCGCTTACCGCCATACTCAAGAGAGAAAGAAAGAAAGCATTGAGCGCCGCAAATCGAAGATTTCTTGAGAGTGCGGCGGCATCGATACGCACCCCGGTCTATTTGATCGATGAGACATTGCTCGAAGAAAACATGCGGATCCTAAGGTACGTGAAGGACCGCACAGGCTGTAAGATACTGCACGCACTCAAGGCGTATGCGTCCTTCGCCACTTTTCCCGTGATGAGCCGGTATCTTGACGGGGTCTCGGCAAGCGGTCTCAACGAGGCGCGGCTCGGCCGTGAAGAATTCGGCAAGGAAGTGCATACCTTTGCAGCGGCGCTTAAGGACGATGAAGTGGGCAATGTACTGAAATATTCGGACGTATTGATCTTCAATTCTTATTATCAGCTCGAAAAATACGGGCCTCAAGCCCGAAAAACCGGGGTAGAGACCGGTATCAGGGTCAATCCCGGTTACGCCGAAGTGGTGACTGAGATGTACAACCCCTGTGCGCCCAATTCACGGCTTGGAATGGTCTACGATTCGTTCCGTCGAGAGTTTTCCCTGTATAAAGGTATGATTAGGGGTTTACACTTTCACGCCATGTGTGAGCAGAATTCGGACGTGCTTGAGAGGATACTTAAATCGTTTGAAAAGCTCTACGGGCCGTACATCAAGGAGGTGAAATGGGTCAATTTCGGCGGTGGACATCACATCACACGTGAGGATTATGACCTGGAGCGACTGATAAGGATGATAAACGCCTTCAAGAACAGATACGGGGTGCAGGTTTATCTGGAGCCCGGTGAGGCGAGTGTCCTGAATGCCGGAGTGCTGATCTCCTCGGTGCTTGATGTCGTGAAGAACCAAATGGACATCGCCATCATGGATGCTTCAGCGGAGACGCATATGCCCGACGTGCTGCTCATGCCTTATAGGCCGCACGCGTTGCAGTCGGGTACAGCGCGCGAAAAGAAATACACATACAGGGTTGCAGGACCAAGTTGTCTTGCCGGGGACGTAATCGGCGATTACTCCTTTGACCGGCCTCTTAAACGAGGCGACAGGCTCGTGTTTACGGACATGGCCCTATACAGCATTGTAAAGAACACCACATTCAACGGGATCAATTTACCCGATATAGCGGTGGTAGGACAAGGGAAGGCCGCGAAGGTAATAAAGCGATTCGGCTATAAGGATTACAGAAATAGACAATCGTAA
- a CDS encoding thiamine pyrophosphate-binding protein: MLVKQALIDFFERNDIRCIFQLPGIHTLPLNERLSHQKNMRIITCRHESDMIFMAQGYAKASGRTGVLLVTAGPGLGNIVSGCMEAFHDDIPLFIIHIDVETSELNKGILHGIVEPENIFSRFIKKSYRVIDPTDLPQVLQQAYEEAGSGRRGPTLISVPHTMFGKEISGIAPVHKQIDASDPVPKDRKEGDIRTFLHTFAELLKTKTNPIIVGGAALMTENASLALNDICRNSSIPFLSTTGGKGVVREDNPYAFGNIMRKGVVRDILTSSDLIIAIGTRLRDVDAGRRGVSFRELVHIDIDDQWMDKNYAARLKFAGNVEEALLGIKRIMERKVFRWDLEHLKTLQRQEEARLALSAPGYAVMKCIRDSIPESTTIACDLNIPSYWSEYYLPVYLRNSFLMPRGVSPIFYSIPAAIGARIARPDRPCLALCGDGGALPTLSEIAVMKQYNIPVVIFIYNNNSFAILEDAMIDRYAIQGFMNLRNPDFVKLARAFDIKAKRTKTLKGLARIFRNDVTWDEPFLIEFVHPVSPPPWRNQKNV, translated from the coding sequence ATGCTGGTAAAACAAGCACTTATAGATTTTTTTGAGAGAAATGACATTCGGTGCATCTTCCAGTTACCCGGTATACATACGCTCCCGCTCAACGAACGTCTGTCCCACCAGAAAAATATGCGCATAATTACGTGCAGACATGAATCTGACATGATATTTATGGCTCAAGGCTATGCAAAGGCGTCGGGGAGGACCGGCGTGCTGCTCGTTACCGCCGGACCAGGACTCGGTAACATCGTCTCCGGATGCATGGAAGCCTTTCATGATGACATTCCTCTTTTCATCATACACATAGACGTGGAAACAAGCGAATTGAATAAAGGTATTCTCCATGGCATTGTGGAGCCCGAAAATATCTTTAGCCGCTTCATCAAGAAGAGCTATCGGGTAATCGATCCAACTGATCTGCCCCAAGTTCTTCAGCAGGCATACGAAGAAGCCGGCTCCGGCCGGCGCGGCCCCACTCTCATATCCGTTCCACACACCATGTTCGGTAAAGAGATTTCGGGAATTGCTCCCGTGCACAAACAGATCGACGCCTCCGACCCCGTTCCGAAAGACCGGAAAGAAGGTGATATTCGCACCTTTCTTCACACCTTCGCAGAGCTCCTTAAGACCAAGACGAACCCGATTATTGTGGGAGGAGCCGCTCTCATGACCGAGAATGCCAGTCTTGCTCTTAACGACATATGCCGCAATTCTTCCATCCCGTTCTTAAGCACCACGGGAGGCAAAGGCGTCGTGCGCGAAGATAACCCGTACGCCTTCGGTAATATCATGAGAAAGGGTGTTGTGCGGGATATCCTCACATCATCCGATCTCATCATCGCTATAGGGACAAGGCTCCGCGACGTCGATGCCGGGCGGAGAGGCGTGAGTTTCAGGGAACTTGTTCACATCGATATCGACGATCAATGGATGGATAAGAACTATGCTGCACGGCTCAAGTTCGCCGGCAATGTGGAGGAGGCTCTTCTTGGCATAAAACGCATCATGGAGAGGAAAGTCTTCCGATGGGATCTCGAACATCTCAAGACCTTGCAGCGTCAGGAGGAAGCGAGGCTTGCCCTAAGCGCTCCGGGGTACGCCGTGATGAAATGTATACGTGATTCTATTCCCGAGAGCACGACTATTGCGTGCGACTTGAATATCCCCTCTTACTGGTCGGAATATTACCTGCCGGTATATCTTAGGAACAGCTTTCTCATGCCCCGGGGCGTATCACCGATCTTCTATTCCATACCGGCGGCCATCGGAGCCAGAATCGCGCGTCCGGACAGGCCGTGCCTCGCTTTATGCGGGGATGGCGGGGCTCTGCCCACCCTGTCGGAAATAGCCGTTATGAAGCAATATAACATCCCGGTCGTAATCTTTATTTACAACAACAATAGCTTCGCTATTCTCGAAGACGCCATGATCGATCGCTACGCCATTCAAGGCTTCATGAATCTCAGAAATCCCGATTTCGTGAAGTTGGCCCGGGCGTTTGACATTAAGGCAAAACGCACTAAAACCCTCAAGGGTCTCGCAAGAATATTCCGCAACGATGTAACGTGGGATGAACCCTTTCTCATCGAATTCGTGCACCCCGTTTCCCCACCACCATGGAGAAACCAGAAAAACGTCTGA